From Pongo pygmaeus isolate AG05252 chromosome 2, NHGRI_mPonPyg2-v2.0_pri, whole genome shotgun sequence, a single genomic window includes:
- the KIAA1143 gene encoding uncharacterized protein KIAA1143 homolog isoform X1, translated as MSKRNQISYVRPAEPAFLARFKERVGYREGPTVETKRIQPQLPDEDGDHSDKEDEQPQVVVLKKGDLSVEEVMKIKAEIKAAKADEEPAPADGRIIYRKPVKHPSDEKYSGLTASSKKKKPNEDEINHDSVKKNSQKQIKNSSLLSFDNEDENEKIREVVLKEEDLIGQ; from the exons ATGAGCAAGCGGAACCAAATATCGTACGTGCGGCCAGCCGAGCCGGCGTTTCTGGCCCGCTTCAAGGAACGGGTCGGCTACAGGGAGGGACCCACCGTAGAGACTAAG AGAATTCAGCCTCAGCTCCCAGATGAAGATGGGGATCACAGTGACAAAGAAGATGAACAGCCTCAAgtggtggttttaaaaaaggGAGACCTGTCAGTTGAAGAAGTCatgaaaattaaagcagaaataaaggcTGCCAAAGCAG ATGAAGAACCAGCTCCAGCTGATGGAAGAATCATATATCGAAAACCAGTCAAGCATCCCTCAGATGAAAAATATTCAGGTTTAACAGCAAgctcaaaaaagaagaagccaaatgaagatgaaataaatcaTGACTCGGTCAAAAAGAActcacaaaaacaaattaaaaatagtagcctcctttcttttgacaatgaagatgaaaatga
- the KIAA1143 gene encoding uncharacterized protein KIAA1143 homolog isoform X4, whose translation MSKRNQISYVRPAEPAFLARFKERVGYREGPTVETKRIQPQLPDEDGDHSDKEDEQPQVVVLKKGDLSVEEVMKIKAEIKAAKADEEPAPADGRIIYRKPVKHPSDEKYSGLTASSKKKKPNEDEINHDSVKKNSQKQIKNSSLLSFDNEDENE comes from the exons ATGAGCAAGCGGAACCAAATATCGTACGTGCGGCCAGCCGAGCCGGCGTTTCTGGCCCGCTTCAAGGAACGGGTCGGCTACAGGGAGGGACCCACCGTAGAGACTAAG AGAATTCAGCCTCAGCTCCCAGATGAAGATGGGGATCACAGTGACAAAGAAGATGAACAGCCTCAAgtggtggttttaaaaaaggGAGACCTGTCAGTTGAAGAAGTCatgaaaattaaagcagaaataaaggcTGCCAAAGCAG ATGAAGAACCAGCTCCAGCTGATGGAAGAATCATATATCGAAAACCAGTCAAGCATCCCTCAGATGAAAAATATTCAGGTTTAACAGCAAgctcaaaaaagaagaagccaaatgaagatgaaataaatcaTGACTCGGTCAAAAAGAActcacaaaaacaaattaaaaatagtagcctcctttcttttgacaatgaagatgaaaatga
- the KIAA1143 gene encoding uncharacterized protein KIAA1143 homolog isoform X5, whose protein sequence is MSKRNQISYVRPAEPAFLARFKERVGYREGPTVETKRIQPQLPDEDGDHSDKEDEQPQVVVLKKGDLSVEEVMKIKAEIKAAKAGKGKIMRRRKFLKILFLLR, encoded by the exons ATGAGCAAGCGGAACCAAATATCGTACGTGCGGCCAGCCGAGCCGGCGTTTCTGGCCCGCTTCAAGGAACGGGTCGGCTACAGGGAGGGACCCACCGTAGAGACTAAG AGAATTCAGCCTCAGCTCCCAGATGAAGATGGGGATCACAGTGACAAAGAAGATGAACAGCCTCAAgtggtggttttaaaaaaggGAGACCTGTCAGTTGAAGAAGTCatgaaaattaaagcagaaataaaggcTGCCAAAGCAG GTAAAGGCAAAATAATGAGGAGAAGAAAGTtcttaaaaattctgtttttgctcAGATGA
- the KIAA1143 gene encoding uncharacterized protein KIAA1143 homolog isoform X3 yields the protein MSKRNQISYVRPAEPAFLARFKERVGYREGPTVETKRIQPQLPDEDGDHSDKEDEQPQVVVLKKGDLSVEEVMKIKAEIKAAKADEEPAPADGRIIYRKPVKHPSDEKYSGLTASSKKKKPNEDEINHDSVKKNSQKQIKNSSLLSFDNEDENE from the exons ATGAGCAAGCGGAACCAAATATCGTACGTGCGGCCAGCCGAGCCGGCGTTTCTGGCCCGCTTCAAGGAACGGGTCGGCTACAGGGAGGGACCCACCGTAGAGACTAAG AGAATTCAGCCTCAGCTCCCAGATGAAGATGGGGATCACAGTGACAAAGAAGATGAACAGCCTCAAgtggtggttttaaaaaaggGAGACCTGTCAGTTGAAGAAGTCatgaaaattaaagcagaaataaaggcTGCCAAAGCAG ATGAAGAACCAGCTCCAGCTGATGGAAGAATCATATATCGAAAACCAGTCAAGCATCCCTCAGATGAAAAATATTCAGGTTTAACAGCAAgctcaaaaaagaagaagccaaatgaagatgaaataaatcaTGACTCGGTCAAAAAGAActcacaaaaacaaattaaaaatagtagcctcctttcttttgacaatgaagatgaaaatgagtaa
- the KIAA1143 gene encoding uncharacterized protein KIAA1143 homolog isoform X2, producing MSKRNQISYVRPAEPAFLARFKERVGYREGPTVETKRIQPQLPDEDGDHSDKEDEQPQVVVLKKGDLSVEEVMKIKAEIKAAKADEEPAPADGRIIYRKPVKHPSDEKYSGLTASSKKKKPNEDEINHDSVKKNSQKQIKNSSLLSFDNEDENERSGSYL from the exons ATGAGCAAGCGGAACCAAATATCGTACGTGCGGCCAGCCGAGCCGGCGTTTCTGGCCCGCTTCAAGGAACGGGTCGGCTACAGGGAGGGACCCACCGTAGAGACTAAG AGAATTCAGCCTCAGCTCCCAGATGAAGATGGGGATCACAGTGACAAAGAAGATGAACAGCCTCAAgtggtggttttaaaaaaggGAGACCTGTCAGTTGAAGAAGTCatgaaaattaaagcagaaataaaggcTGCCAAAGCAG ATGAAGAACCAGCTCCAGCTGATGGAAGAATCATATATCGAAAACCAGTCAAGCATCCCTCAGATGAAAAATATTCAGGTTTAACAGCAAgctcaaaaaagaagaagccaaatgaagatgaaataaatcaTGACTCGGTCAAAAAGAActcacaaaaacaaattaaaaatagtagcctcctttcttttgacaatgaagatgaaaatga